A single region of the Vagococcus teuberi genome encodes:
- a CDS encoding GNAT family N-acetyltransferase encodes MKHFNTVDFPSIHIRLLDGENEADLAIFKEFLLRTTDYFTDYVAAEPTKEQVKEFFTSLPPKTSPSQKYMYGIFDRDRLMGFIDWVEDFPQKETGMLGYFVLESEYRGTELAKELYTALEKTVSDTGTKTIRLTFIDDDQRASRFWEKQGYKAISTHEGDYGKQLVVEKILG; translated from the coding sequence ATGAAACATTTTAATACTGTTGATTTTCCATCCATTCATATTCGATTATTAGATGGAGAAAACGAAGCTGATTTAGCCATCTTCAAAGAGTTTTTATTAAGAACAACAGATTACTTCACAGATTATGTTGCTGCTGAACCTACAAAAGAGCAAGTTAAAGAGTTCTTCACATCACTTCCACCAAAAACATCACCATCACAAAAATACATGTATGGGATTTTTGATCGTGATAGATTGATGGGATTTATTGACTGGGTCGAAGACTTTCCACAAAAAGAAACTGGGATGCTTGGTTATTTTGTATTAGAAAGTGAATATCGTGGCACAGAACTAGCGAAAGAATTATATACAGCCTTAGAGAAAACTGTCTCAGATACTGGTACGAAAACCATAAGATTAACTTTTATCGACGATGATCAACGTGCGAGTCGTTTCTGGGAAAAACAGGGTTATAAAGCTATTTCTACACATGAGGGTGACTATGGCAAACAATTAGTCGTTGAAAAAATACTCGGATAA
- a CDS encoding YebC/PmpR family DNA-binding transcriptional regulator: protein MGRKWANIVAKKTAKDANNSKVYAKFGIEIYAAAKSGDPDPHSNQKLRFVIDRAKTYNVPKHIIDRAIEKAKGSGDENYSELRYEGFGPNGSMVIVDTLTNNVNRTAADVRAAFGKNGGNMGVSGAVAYMFDNTAIFGFKGEDVDEIFEYLLEKDIEVKDVFEEEDQIIVYGESSDFHAIQEALKEKGITEFSVAEIQMIAQNEVELSEDDLAQFEKMIDALDELEDVQQIFHNVNMD from the coding sequence ATGGGACGTAAATGGGCTAATATCGTAGCTAAGAAAACAGCTAAAGATGCAAATAACAGTAAAGTTTATGCCAAATTTGGAATTGAAATTTATGCAGCAGCAAAATCAGGTGATCCAGATCCGCACTCTAATCAAAAACTTCGTTTCGTTATTGATCGCGCAAAAACATACAATGTACCAAAACATATTATTGATCGTGCTATCGAAAAAGCAAAAGGATCCGGCGATGAAAATTATTCAGAATTACGCTATGAAGGATTTGGGCCAAATGGTTCGATGGTGATTGTTGATACGTTAACAAACAATGTTAATCGTACAGCAGCAGACGTTCGAGCAGCTTTTGGTAAAAATGGTGGGAACATGGGTGTATCAGGTGCTGTAGCATACATGTTTGACAACACAGCGATTTTTGGTTTTAAAGGCGAAGACGTGGATGAAATTTTTGAATATCTATTAGAAAAAGATATCGAAGTCAAAGATGTGTTCGAAGAAGAAGACCAAATCATCGTTTACGGTGAATCAAGTGATTTCCACGCGATTCAAGAAGCATTAAAAGAAAAAGGAATTACAGAATTTTCCGTAGCTGAAATTCAAATGATTGCTCAAAATGAAGTCGAATTATCTGAAGACGACCTAGCTCAATTTGAAAAAATGATTGATGCTTTAGACGAATTAGAAGATGTTCAACAAATTTTCCATAATGTAAATATGGATTAG